CTTCGGCTTCGTGGTTCCTCCAGCCTCCTTCTATCTGTTCCTGGTGGCCGCCGTAGTCACCTATCTGGTCCTCGTGGAGATCATCAAGCGGGTGTTCTTCCACTACATCGCTCCACGACAGTGATGCGGAACTCAGGGCGTCGGCGGACTCGATCCTGAGAAGTTGGCGTTCAGGCGACCCTGCGGGAGACTGGCATCCCGAGGCCGGTCATGATGTTGAAACGGACTCCCCATCAGCGGGCATAGGCATTGCTTTTGTCCAACTATAAATCGATGGCCAAAAGCTTATGCTTTATGGGAAACCTGATTAAGGGGAGCGGCGGATGTCCAAAAAGTTGCTGAATAACCGTCGTGTCCTCATCGTTGAGGACGAGTTCCTCGTCACCGTCGTTCTAGAGGCGGCGGTCCAAGAAGCAGGCGCCAGTGTGGTTCGGCTTGCCGCTTCGACCGTGGATGCTCTTGCGTTGATTGAAGCCGAACCCTTCGATGTTGCGCTTCTGGACGCCCGATTGGATGAAGAACCGGTCGTTGACGTTGCCGACGCTTTGGACAAACGAGGCATTCCATTCGTTTTCCATTCGGGATATGGTCCGGAACATCTCCCAAGCAGCCATCGTCATTGCCCCCTGCTTCGTAAGCCATCTCTTTCATCCAGCGTCGTCCAGGCACTGTACGAGGCGATGAATTAACTGGAACCGAGTGGAGGACAAACGGCAGTCACCCGCTCATCGTCGAGCCGGACATCCAGGATGGCGGCATCGAAATCTTCCCGTTCGATCAGCGCCAGGGCATCCGCCACGCAGCTGGCCATGCCGACGATGGTGGCTCCCGCATCCTGCAGGATTTCCTCCAACGCCATGGCGATCAGCAATTCGTCCTCGACGATCATGATCCGGCAGCCTTCCAGATGCTTTCCGGTCATGAAGCATTCTCAAGGGGGGGCGGGGCTTTCGTCGTCGCTCCTCGTCTGGGCGACCGGTACGGTGAACGTCGCCTGGAGACCGGTCGGATCGTAATCCACCATGACATCGCCGCGCAGTTCATAGCGGATTTGCTGGGTGATCAGCTTGGAGCCGAAGCCATGATGGGTGGGAGGCGACACGGGGGGACCGTCCATCTCGCGCCAATGGACAAGCAGCACCGCATCGGCATCACTTTGCCCGAATTCCCAGGTCACGACGACGCGCCCTTCCGCCACGGACAGTGCGCCGTATTTCAGCGCGTTGGTCACCAACTCGTGGATCACCATGCCGAGCGCCAACGCGGCCTTGGGCCGGAGTTGAACGGCAGGTCCGTCAACGGCAAAGCGTCCTTCGCTGGTGGCATAAGGCTTCACTTCATTGAGCACGACGTCGCTGAGGAGAACGTTTCCCCAACCGTCACGGGTCAGCAGATCGTAGGTGCTGGCGACCGCCTGCAGGCGCCCGAGAAACGCCGTGCATTCCGGTGCCTCGGCAATCGCCTTCAGCGTCTGCTGGGCCAGGGCGGTGACGACGGCCAGCATGTTCTTGACGCGGTGGTCGAGTTCACCGATGAGCTGGCGCTGCTGCTCCTCGGCCTCCTTGAGCGACGTCACGTCCACAAAGGTCAACAACAGGCCTTCCAGATCGTTGCGGGCTTTCCGGTAAGGCAGGATGCGCATCATGTAGTGTCTGGTCCCGTCCCTTGACCGAACCGCCTTTTCCACGGTCGCCGGGTCGGTTAGCGCATGTCTCAGATCCCGATCCAGATCGACCTGGTCGAGATGGCTGACGATATCGGTCAGCGGACGACCACGGTCGGTCGCGATCAGATTGAAAATCTGGGTGATCGCCGGCGTGAAACTCCGGATCAGCAGGGATCGGTCCAGGAAGATGATCCCGATCTGGGTGCTGTTGAACAGATTCTGGAGATCGCTGTTGGACTGGTCCAGCTCCTCGACCTTGCTGTTGAGTTCGATATTGACAGCGTGAAGCTCCTCATTGACGGATTGCGTTTCCTCTTTGGCGGTTTCCAATTCCTCATTGGTCGATTGCAGTTCCTCGTTGACAGAGATGAGTTCCTCGTTGGCGGATTTCAGTTCCTCCAATGAGGTTTCATACTCTTCGATCGTGCTCTGGAGACGCTCCTTGGTATCGCGAAGTTCGCGTTCCAGCTGCTCCACCGCAACAGGATCCTGGCCCCAGTGACGCTCCTTGCCGTAGATTTCCTCCGCAGGACTTGGCTCTCCGACATCGGAAAACAGGACCAGGAAGAAGGGTTCCCCTTCGCGGTCGAACGGCTCGATCGTCAGATCGAGCATTTGGACACGATCGTCCACTTCCACCGCCAGGTGCTTGCGGGTTACCGGCTTGTGGGTCTGCATCGCCTCGTGCAGGGCGCCGCGAAGATCGAGCCGAAGTCCCTTGCGGGCCATCGCCAGAAGCTGGCGGTTCGGGGCGCCGGGCGGCGCCTGAAGGTATTTGCCGGTGTTGGCGGAATAATAGACCACCTCACTGTTTTGATTGACGACGACATGGGCCGGAGCGAAACGCTCCAGCACGCGCGCCTCCACATGCCCACGCAGATTGGCGGCGTTGGACTGGATCGAGCGGGGGGTCTCGGCCGATCCGCGAGGCGTGCGGCCGCCATGCTCCGCCATGGCGAAGGGAATGGTCACGGAAACCGCATCCTGCCGGCGGAACAGGCGATGTTTTTTGTCTATGGGCACGAACAGCGTCTGATGTTGCCCGATGGTCTCGGCCACGCCGAGGAAAAGATAGCCGCTGGGGCGCAATGCATAGTGGAACATTGGGATCACCTGATCCTGAAGTCCCATCCCCAGGTAAATGAGCAGATTGCGGCACGAAATCAGGTCGATGCGTGAAAATGGCG
Above is a window of Azospirillum sp. B510 DNA encoding:
- a CDS encoding response regulator produces the protein MTGKHLEGCRIMIVEDELLIAMALEEILQDAGATIVGMASCVADALALIEREDFDAAILDVRLDDERVTAVCPPLGSS
- a CDS encoding response regulator translates to MSKKLLNNRRVLIVEDEFLVTVVLEAAVQEAGASVVRLAASTVDALALIEAEPFDVALLDARLDEEPVVDVADALDKRGIPFVFHSGYGPEHLPSSHRHCPLLRKPSLSSSVVQALYEAMN
- a CDS encoding chemotaxis protein CheB, with protein sequence MSDKASFPIVGIGASAGGVEALEGLFGAVPADSGMAFVVVTHLSPEHESLLADIIGRCTPTPAHQARDGDLVEPNRIYTLQPGTLLTIDSGRLHVRPDSASRRERNPIDLFLSSLASDCGERAVGIILSGGGSDGTLGVKAIKERGGFTIAQGHDGIPRHDGMPNSAIATGGVDLVAPVETMAATLVDFARTATSLGDLTSEKDVQEDARLEAARRSITTILRNQIGHDFQGYKHNTFLRRVQRRMQALRLTDIDSYVEHLREDRTEAAALFRDLLIGVTTFFRDGETFRALEELVIPHLFAGKSVGDAVRVWVPGCATGEEVYSIAMLLSEYAGTLHSVPKIQVFATDIDEHALEVARTGRYPANLVRDVRADRLKRHFTEDGTSYLVRKEVRDLCIFSSHSVVRDPPFSRIDLISCRNLLIYLGMGLQDQVIPMFHYALRPSGYLFLGVAETIGQHQTLFVPIDKKHRLFRRQDAVSVTIPFAMAEHGGRTPRGSAETPRSIQSNAANLRGHVEARVLERFAPAHVVVNQNSEVVYYSANTGKYLQAPPGAPNRQLLAMARKGLRLDLRGALHEAMQTHKPVTRKHLAVEVDDRVQMLDLTIEPFDREGEPFFLVLFSDVGEPSPAEEIYGKERHWGQDPVAVEQLERELRDTKERLQSTIEEYETSLEELKSANEELISVNEELQSTNEELETAKEETQSVNEELHAVNIELNSKVEELDQSNSDLQNLFNSTQIGIIFLDRSLLIRSFTPAITQIFNLIATDRGRPLTDIVSHLDQVDLDRDLRHALTDPATVEKAVRSRDGTRHYMMRILPYRKARNDLEGLLLTFVDVTSLKEAEEQQRQLIGELDHRVKNMLAVVTALAQQTLKAIAEAPECTAFLGRLQAVASTYDLLTRDGWGNVLLSDVVLNEVKPYATSEGRFAVDGPAVQLRPKAALALGMVIHELVTNALKYGALSVAEGRVVVTWEFGQSDADAVLLVHWREMDGPPVSPPTHHGFGSKLITQQIRYELRGDVMVDYDPTGLQATFTVPVAQTRSDDESPAPP